The Cucumis melo cultivar AY chromosome 9, USDA_Cmelo_AY_1.0, whole genome shotgun sequence genome includes the window TAAAGGTTGAATTACTAAAGCAATATACATCTAGTATAAATATACCTTTCCATGCTAGGGATGTTTTAAACTTTTACGATTTTGTCCATAAATGTTTTtaaccaagaagaaaaaaatacgACATTTTGACAATATGTTGCTTCTTATATATTACGAAGATAGAGAATCGAACCACTAATTTGAAAAGCAATGTGTCGGCTAACTTATTCAAATTTTAGTTCCGTTACAACGTCGAAAAAAGTGATTGTTTTAGCATATTgctaattaaattttttttttgcaatacAATTTGGTcttttaactcttttttttttctctcagtTAAATTTATACATTATAACAAAATTGTAATATATCACTatattatattgaaaaaaaacatagataaaaatatatttaatatggTGAGAGTAATTATCTGAAATTTTGTGAGGAGGAAGTTGAGTGGAAATGATTtgataaaaaaggaaatataattattgtttgTAGGGGAAGATTagatttgaaattaattaattgttatcATAACTAATTAAAGAAATGTTGAAGAAATTGATATATAATAATGAATAAAATAACGGTAAGGTGTGGGAAATGGAGGGCAGTTTTGGAAGTTGAAAAGAAATATCTTTTGGTCGGGCAGTGGCGGTGGCGGTGGTGGGCGGTTTATTAGAAAAATTCTACGGCGCCGATACAAAACCTGCCACGTGCACCTTTGAAAACATCAACGACGCGTGGCAACTACTTGGGATCTTTCCGCCACGTGGCTTCGAAACTACGTACCCATTCGTTgcagttttttctttttcaattctttagtgcaaactaataataataataataatcaaaaaggaaaaagtaagcattttaaaaaatatatcaatttcGAGGAATGAAACCAGACGAGTTTTATTATTTtggagtttctttttttttttcaatcataCTATGATTGTTGAGTTAGAAATCTAACTTTTGATAATGAAATTGATCCGATTTTAAACTCTTGTCTACTTTGGTTCAATTCTGATATACGACAAGAGTTCAACTTTCTTGAAAAACGGATGTGAATTGTTCGATCATGTTTGAATTTTGTAGAAAAACACGATTCATTCGAAAATCCAACCGACAGTTATTCAAACCGACGACACCCTAGATTTAAACCTACGACCAAGTGTATCCATATGTGTATACTTTAGGTTTACCAAAGACAAACGCCTTTTGAAATATATTCTAAAAcctattaaatatatttttattagttGGTTTTGTTCGTACGAAACTTAcaaagaaatttaattcgtggaatttGAACTTTGTATTCGTTTGTATTAAGTTCAATATAATTAGTACAATTTGTGATTATTTCTctcaataaataaattttaatcttCCAAGCTTTGTTGGATCTTTTTTAATGATGAGCCTCGGGGATCGTTGATCTTCTGAGGATCGATCTTTGGTTAATTTGTTGATCTTGTTGAACAATTTGGATCGATCTTTGACTTTTTGATCATCATGAATCAACTTTACAATGTCTGTATTCCATAAGACCACATGCTCTAAAACCATCTTAAATCACTAATTGATTTTAGATTTGCTGGCCGTTTATATcgtcaatgttttttttttcttttcttttgggacatttttctatttatttattaatttaattaactaatagCATTAGAAAAATAATGAGATTAACTCAATCCCATATTATTATAGgactttaatatattttatttatgtaGGTCACCActccattttattttattatatcttattccatatattatattatttgaatTCACATCAACACATTGAAACactattttataaattataagtTCCATTATATCTTAATTAAAAACTACTGTATTTTAAAATGATTAGATTTCACCAAACGTACATTTGTTGTTTGgctattaattaataaatacttaaatattttattatccTAAGCTTTGCAAATTGCAAGTTGTCTCTATTCTCTCCTCTACAAACTTTTagtgcatatatatatatatatatatatatatatatatatataatcaaatctttgaaaaaaaattattgtaagtGCAAATGAATTAGTTTAAAATATATCTACattgttataatttaaattcaacaaaaataaCATGCATTAATGTTATCTAAGGGGTCGAAATTATGAAACTTGAGAAAGCTACTTAATGCTACAAATTACAacatttattaattttagtttgATGAAATACAAAGGATCTTTTACTTTATACTTTTTTCCCTTTATATTTGTATACCTATGTTCATGCCAAAATTTGAACAAATAAAGTGATATAATCTTAATGGGACAAAAAGAAGACTACTCGTAAAAGTTAGGAAGAACTGCACAAATACGGTTAATTAATTTAGACTACATATATTTTGATGTCTAAATCAGAAAGTCTAAAGATGAAGGGAAGAGACATTTCTGTCTCTTACTTCTTTATTTACGAAGTTTGGTAGGTGACTaaatctttctctttttaagATTTTACATCGGTCAAcaactattcttttttttaagacaaCATTTTGTGAGGGCGAGATCGAGGTCTAACGGGTTGAATTGCTCTTTGGGCCAAGTCAATCCTCTTCTTGTTGGTCTATAATAGGTGAGCCCATATTGTGTATTATGATGCATATATTGGTCTTGATCTCTACCACTTGTCCAAGATTAAGTAGACTTATttggccttttttttttcttaagccTATTTTCTCCTCTTCACCCTATGCTTTAAAAAGtatataaataaaagtaaattgaaattgaaagtaTAAAAACCAATATACATGACATTTAAACTTAATCTTACAACGATCCCAGGTATgtcatttttctagtagtgtcaCCACCTAAAAGCtctaaatatattaaaaaaccGTAAACCCTTACAAAACATTTGATGTGCCTACTCTTTAAATCTTAATTATATTTCATGATTGTTTCGATTCTTATTGCCTACttacatttaaaattttataaatatcgACATATTCAATGGTAAAAAATACAATAGACACATTGGGTTTTATGTTACGTAAATGGAATGATGAGTTCTCTATGTCATTACAAGATCACCAACCTACACATGTTCCAGTTTAGTATCAATACATATTGGGTATATATCTACACCTAAGCAAGTAAGGATTATATTTGTTATGTCATCTACAAATAACGTTTCATTTTTTGGTGCACTCATATATGTCTAGAAACATGTgcatatattaattatttgagaGTTATACAATCATGTAATCATAAGATTATCTTCCAAATAAGCTCACTCATACACGTTCTTTTTGTGGTAGGGTGACATTATTATTACCCATATCATGTGATATATCAATTCAAGAGAGTGTGCTACATATAAAATCTATTAAACCTTCAATATGGATATATGACACTACATTCACACTATTCATGAGACACAGGCTCGAGTAAAAATTGAATAATTTCGTTAGATGTTTTGGTTCTACTACTTTTAGTTTTTGGTACATTTTGATTCTCGTAATTTCAAGATATTTATTTTAGCTCCTATTTTCAACTCTGATTCATATTGATtcttatatttaatatttattttgtttcttgtACTTTTAAAAAAGGGTCATTTTAAAACCTTCATTCTCATCTTCATTTCATTTATAAATGATTAAAATGATAACTATTTGGTAGTTGAgtaactaaaattgaaaaatacaaGAATAATAATGAACATTTTGAAAGAATGAATACCGAAATGAACCAAAGTTAAAAGTATACTAacgaaaataaatattttaaaaattcggatactaaaatgataaaattttaaatcgAAAGAAAATGATTTACGAAAAGTAATGGAAAAacatctaaaattaaataaaaatcataagttttccattttaatttgaaaattttgatcttttataaactaaaatgaaagaaaataaaaatattcaaagaAAACCTACAACCGTCTcttcattctttttctctctgtCGTGAAAAGAGGTCAGCCGCAGCCCCTCCCCCTTTTCGTTTCAGTCCCGGCACCGGCGCTGCCACCTAGCAGGGAGACGGAGACCCACGACGCCTTTCCCTTCCAGCGACGAGCACCTCCGATTTTGCGACCCACACGAACCTGCCCATTTAAAGCTTGCAAATCCTCTGCTCTACACGTTCCAGCAGCGTTCCAGCGACGTCTCTCCCATTTCGGCGAATTTTGGTAACTACTCATTCTATTTCGATCGAAGATTTGAGTTACCGTCTTCTTAATCGCTTCTAATATGTAGGATTGAGCGTATTCATACACGGTTAAGTTAGGATTCAAGTCTATTTAGGTAAGTTTCAGTGGGTAGAACACTCTAAATTTTCTCTTGAAGTAGTTTAAGGCTCTTTAAGCTCGTCAAGCTCGTCTCTTTTGAATTAAACTAAGGTGCTGTATATTAGTTTATAACTCTTGGATACTCACAGTGTAATCTCGGTTCAAGGTGTTCAGACTAAGGCTGAAGGTTGCTTTGGATAACATTTCTCATTTTTTTGCACTTTTAAAACTCTGAGTTATGTATTGAACTAAGTTTTAGGTAAGTGGAATTCTATTTGAAGAGTCGGTTTGTTGATTGTTAGCATTTTGAGCGTTTTGCTTGTGTTATATCTATCATTCATAATGTAAATGCTTTATGTTCTTGAATTATGTGTTTTGGTTTTGGATGTTTAAGCATATTGTAAtgttgagttaatatttgtaacACTGACATGTTGATATACTATTTGTGTGACCATATGTTTATGGCTTATGAGTATGTCCTGTTGCTATGCATATGATTTATGATGGAAGCGATTGTTATTTTATATGATTTTGACATAGAGTATGGTTTAGAGAAGTATGTTGTAGGTCTAATGTACTCTAGCGAGTCGAGAGAGAAAGAGCACCCTGTGTATTTATAAAGTTGCTTCAAATAAAAATGATTGAGAGGTGATAATTCACTATTGGCTTGAGAGAGTGATTAAAACTCATCCATGTGTTTGTTGATTGACCCTTTTAATATTCTAGCCGAAGATTAATTGTTTTGCttgattttaaattaaattttagctTGAGAGAGTGAGATCTAGATTAGGATTTGGATTCATGACTATTTGTTAATTCTTAGACCAAAATTCTGCAGAAAGATGGGTAGAAGAAGGGTGCAAGAAAGATGATTGTAATTCGTTTTCTCTGATACTCCAATGGGTTTTCGTCGATCTCTCAGTTCCCTCCAAAGATTATTTCCAAGAACAAGCTCTTTCCAGTATGCATCAGCAAGATCTTTTTCTTGTTCAAAAACAATCACTAGAAATCAAACTTCAATCTGCATTTCATCTCGCTGTAATGAGCATTCAACTTGGCCTATTCTGAATCGCGATTACACCTCTCAACATTCCACCCATCATGGTAACGAGCACAGCAAACAGGATTTGGAAGCTGGCCAAAAATCTATCATGGAAAGTGATGAAATCACCCAGGATGCTGAAAAGTTTTGTAAGTTAATATCAAAAAACCCCAATTCTTGCATTGAATCGTTGCTTGATGGTGCTGCATTGGAGTTGTCGCCTGCTCTGATTGAGGAGGTGTTGAAGAAGCTATGCAATGCGGGGTTTCTTGCACTTTCGTTCTTCAGGTGGGCAGAGAAGCAGAAAGGCTTCAAACACACTACAGAAAGCTACAACTGCTTAATTGAAGCATTGGGTAAGATCAAACAGTTTAATGTGATTTGGAATTTGGTGAGTGATATGAAACGCAAAGGAATTTTAAGTAGAGAAACATTTGCTTTAATAACTCGGAGATATGCCCGAGCTAGAAAAGTTAAGGAAGCAATCGAGTCATATGAGAAGATGGAGAAGTTTGGATTTCAACTTGGAGTATCAGATTTCAATAGATTGATTGACACTCTATGCAAGTCCAGAAACGTTAAGAAAGCACAAGAGGTGTTTGATAAAATGAAGCATGGAAGGTTCAAACCTGATATTAAGTCCTACACGATTCTTTTAGAAGGATGGGGTCAGGATCAGAACTTGTTGAAGTTGAATGAGGTTTATAGGGAGATGAGAGACAACGGATTCGAACCCGATGTTGTTACTTTCGGTATTCTTATCAATGCACATTGCAAGGCAAGGAAGTATGATGAAGCAATTCGGTTGTTTCACGATATGAAAGCGAAGAATATCAAGCCATCACCTCATGTGTTCTGTACCTTAATCAATGGTTTGGGTTCTGAGAAGAGACTGAAAGAAGCTCTAGAGTTTTTCGAACAGTTGAAGTTAAGCGGCTTTGCTCCGGAGGCACCGACTTATAATGCTGTTGTGGGGGCTTACTGTTGGTCAATGAAGATGGCGGATGCATATAGGATGGTAGACGACATGAGGAAATCTGGCATTGGTCCTAACTCGAGGACGTATGATATCATATTACATCATTTGATAAAGGGTAGGAAATCAAAGGAGGCTTATTCGGTTTTCCAGAGAATGAGTAGGGAGCCTGGGTGTGAACCAACTTTGAGTACATATGAAATTATGATAAGAATGTTTTGCAACGAAGAAAGAGTGGATATGGCGATTCAGATTTGGGATGAAATGAAGGCTAAAGGAGTTCTTCCCGGAATGCACTTGTTCTCAATGTTGATTAATAGGTTGTGCCATGAGAACAAGTTGGAGGATGCTTGCACATACTTTCAAGAGATGTTGGATGTTGGTATTCGGCCGCCAGCAACCATGTTTAGCAATTTGAAACAAGCTCTTCTTGATGATGGTAGAAAGGATACTGCTTTGCTTTTGGCTGAGAAGATCAAAAAACTGAGGAAGACACCGTTGGTCGGGTGAGTTGAGGGTTCTATTTGATAGTTACTTGAAAGTTTGGTTTGAAGAGATGACTCCTTGATTATAGGCAATGATATAAAAACATAATTATGTCAAGGAACTCAAAGAATTTTGACACTTCTAACTGATTAATGATCTTGCATATGAATGTCTCCTTTTTGTTCTAAATCAGGAATTTATACATAAAGGTTTGCTTTAATGGTTTCAAGATCGTTATATTTCAATGGTTTTTTCAAAGTTTAACATCCAGTGAAAATTAGTGCAGAAA containing:
- the LOC103504569 gene encoding pentatricopeptide repeat-containing protein At1g71060, mitochondrial, with translation MGFRRSLSSLQRLFPRTSSFQYASARSFSCSKTITRNQTSICISSRCNEHSTWPILNRDYTSQHSTHHGNEHSKQDLEAGQKSIMESDEITQDAEKFCKLISKNPNSCIESLLDGAALELSPALIEEVLKKLCNAGFLALSFFRWAEKQKGFKHTTESYNCLIEALGKIKQFNVIWNLVSDMKRKGILSRETFALITRRYARARKVKEAIESYEKMEKFGFQLGVSDFNRLIDTLCKSRNVKKAQEVFDKMKHGRFKPDIKSYTILLEGWGQDQNLLKLNEVYREMRDNGFEPDVVTFGILINAHCKARKYDEAIRLFHDMKAKNIKPSPHVFCTLINGLGSEKRLKEALEFFEQLKLSGFAPEAPTYNAVVGAYCWSMKMADAYRMVDDMRKSGIGPNSRTYDIILHHLIKGRKSKEAYSVFQRMSREPGCEPTLSTYEIMIRMFCNEERVDMAIQIWDEMKAKGVLPGMHLFSMLINRLCHENKLEDACTYFQEMLDVGIRPPATMFSNLKQALLDDGRKDTALLLAEKIKKLRKTPLVG